One stretch of Rhodoflexus caldus DNA includes these proteins:
- a CDS encoding PKD domain-containing protein, protein MKRLILYLLFLWYCGEGVARQLQTLSEASALFAQDRLIVKFKPSASFSFAQPLPPAVSAKLGIQSVRQIHPAANRMTFGNYEVAYLYEVHLKAGVSAEKALPLLQAEPQVAYAEPIPLHYETFGNESFTPNDPFFNEVLFPGRMYGYRLARVFEAWEISKGDTSTVIAIVDSGVRTDHPDLRRNFYYNNRERFGRPGIDDDRNGFVDDSLGVDFAENTNIYNNFHGTAVAGVAAAVPDNNTGFAGVGYNCRIMPLKVTRVGSLNPVGLYQAILYAAENGAKIINISIGQATTFLRWEQDIINYITHQKDVLVVAAAGNWSVAGGAEVSFYPAAYENVLAVAASDRQDRRASNGIFGNHVALMAPGVDIWSTFTGPDYTSSLSGSSFAAPFVAGAAGLIRSKFPRLKAVQVAALLRVTADDVYALPENAPFINKLGRGRLNVLRALQNEATAAAIVANRIECSARGVIGQVANDDTAQISAVFRNMLRPLVNARVTLTTSSRYARVLQGSFTIGQLSTLDSVSNRQQPFSVYIAPDTPPGEVIHFRLNYTDGDYSDWQMFAITTSTSPMTFNFNRISLSAAANGRIGMTDSQYLSGIGLRFDNRRILAEMGLMVGLSPTVVSNSVYISPGQRSSDFTPIKHPRILERGLQQTVAYASFTDAINNFNRLNINVEQTISGRINTPHQQYIIVHYDITNNSTARFDSLRVGIYADWDIDDLNNSAGWDAANGFGYVYKNGGLWAGIKSMSEVNGYYAIDKEAGVANQFNFADGFSIAEKFTSLSTGVVRAQAGMHRAEGADVAHVVTAIISRLEAGEKRRVSFVIAVGSSLNDLQNAVNQGALQVNPATARSQPPIMPDYLCGGDTVRFVPGNGSRFRFYTPDNLQTPIREGAYLPLTMGDEGKTFFVSGYDQPIESALVPYTVKIHSAVARFRSIDSLNIADSNKLYLFDESINAIAWHWEFGGGLPVQTVKNPMVQIQNPGDYRIRLTITDDKGCQAVFTKTVKVVRLAKGNRPQVPFILYACENSPLLIAPSTLNARNFNFYHDSLSARPAATGRSYLLTNNAVRKVLITSIDSALESLPAEVEISRIRLRANFDYAPRFDTVIYDRVTFTDRSVSDVPITRWEWDFGDGSPKVTDRSPSYMYNRQGVFTVKLVVTNAFGCKDSTERTFRVGRKAPVPTVRDVEVCKGDSVTIRPSGGSRFNFYLNLSDTRPVHTGAFYKLLADRNLQLWVTSVDSIVESDARQLQIVAIEAIADFEVPEVVGLGPDTPPTLFYDRSLGATEWLWEFGDGTSSTVQDPAHRYARTGEYRVRLSIKNRLGCVSSIEKRIRVVGQGAVPVVAERIFCPDETVIIAPSNGTKFRFYTTPPPTGQHVAEGASWNLGKLTAPQTIYITNADSVRESLPLTLTLRVSTLHARFSATGTGGIVLTAGDTVRLTAESNAAVSWIWNLGNGKAASGREVKTVYERAGTFNVTLTVRDEYNCEQTLTRAITVEGTVSLPQEPAIHEPKVVLFPNPAKTKTVVGFDLSKSQLVTVTLADHLGRIVWEGRVQTRNGSIEIPMQNLASGGYFVYVQCSELTRHIRLIKE, encoded by the coding sequence TTGAAAAGACTTATACTTTATTTGCTTTTCCTTTGGTATTGTGGAGAGGGAGTCGCTCGTCAGTTACAGACGCTAAGCGAAGCGAGTGCTTTGTTTGCACAAGACAGGCTTATCGTTAAATTCAAACCATCTGCATCATTCTCTTTTGCTCAACCTCTGCCACCTGCTGTTAGTGCAAAACTTGGTATTCAGTCTGTTAGGCAAATACATCCTGCTGCCAATCGCATGACGTTTGGTAATTACGAAGTAGCATATTTGTATGAAGTGCATTTAAAGGCGGGTGTCTCTGCCGAAAAAGCCTTGCCATTATTGCAGGCAGAACCGCAAGTCGCCTATGCAGAGCCTATACCACTGCATTACGAAACCTTTGGCAATGAGTCTTTTACGCCCAATGACCCGTTTTTTAATGAAGTACTGTTTCCGGGGCGCATGTACGGGTATCGGCTGGCACGTGTTTTTGAGGCATGGGAAATCAGCAAAGGCGATACAAGTACCGTGATAGCCATAGTGGATTCAGGCGTGCGTACCGACCATCCCGACTTGCGCAGGAATTTCTATTACAACAACCGCGAACGCTTTGGCAGGCCGGGTATAGACGATGACCGCAACGGATTTGTGGACGACAGTTTGGGGGTAGATTTTGCAGAGAACACCAACATTTACAATAATTTTCACGGCACGGCTGTTGCAGGTGTTGCGGCTGCTGTTCCCGACAACAATACAGGTTTTGCCGGTGTGGGGTATAATTGCCGCATCATGCCGCTGAAAGTTACGCGTGTCGGTTCGCTGAATCCCGTCGGGTTATATCAGGCGATTTTGTATGCAGCAGAAAACGGTGCAAAAATCATCAACATTTCCATTGGTCAGGCCACCACGTTTTTGCGCTGGGAGCAGGATATTATCAATTACATTACACATCAAAAGGATGTACTTGTGGTGGCGGCTGCCGGAAACTGGTCGGTAGCTGGCGGTGCCGAGGTGTCCTTTTACCCTGCTGCGTATGAAAATGTGCTGGCGGTTGCAGCCTCCGACAGGCAGGACAGGCGCGCAAGCAACGGGATTTTCGGCAACCACGTGGCTCTGATGGCTCCCGGTGTAGATATTTGGAGCACTTTCACCGGCCCCGATTATACATCTTCGCTGTCGGGCTCGTCATTTGCTGCGCCCTTTGTTGCCGGTGCGGCAGGTTTGATTCGTTCTAAATTTCCGCGATTAAAAGCAGTGCAGGTAGCGGCTCTGCTGCGAGTAACGGCTGATGACGTGTATGCACTGCCCGAAAATGCACCTTTTATTAACAAATTGGGTAGAGGTCGGCTGAATGTGCTGCGCGCTTTGCAAAATGAGGCTACTGCTGCGGCAATAGTTGCTAACCGGATTGAATGCTCGGCAAGGGGTGTTATTGGGCAGGTGGCCAACGATGACACCGCTCAAATATCGGCAGTGTTTCGCAATATGCTCCGCCCGCTTGTCAATGCAAGGGTGACGCTTACAACAAGTTCGCGCTACGCGCGGGTGTTGCAGGGAAGTTTTACGATTGGTCAATTATCTACGCTGGATTCCGTTAGCAATCGGCAACAACCTTTTTCGGTGTACATCGCACCCGATACGCCTCCAGGCGAGGTAATTCATTTCCGACTGAATTACACAGACGGGGATTATTCGGATTGGCAAATGTTTGCCATTACGACCTCAACCAGTCCCATGACTTTCAATTTTAATCGCATCAGCCTTTCTGCTGCTGCCAACGGGCGTATCGGAATGACCGACAGTCAATATCTTTCCGGTATCGGGCTTCGTTTTGATAACCGTCGGATACTGGCTGAAATGGGGTTAATGGTCGGTCTTTCGCCTACGGTTGTTTCTAATAGCGTATATATCAGCCCCGGGCAACGCTCTTCAGACTTTACGCCTATCAAGCATCCGAGGATATTGGAAAGAGGATTGCAGCAAACAGTAGCTTATGCTTCGTTTACCGATGCAATCAATAATTTTAATCGCCTGAATATCAATGTAGAACAAACAATCAGCGGCAGAATCAATACGCCCCATCAGCAGTATATCATTGTGCATTACGACATTACCAACAACTCAACGGCACGCTTTGACAGCCTACGGGTGGGCATTTATGCCGACTGGGATATTGACGATTTGAATAACAGTGCCGGATGGGATGCTGCTAACGGTTTCGGCTATGTGTATAAAAACGGCGGCCTTTGGGCGGGCATTAAGTCCATGAGCGAAGTAAACGGTTATTATGCGATAGATAAAGAGGCTGGTGTTGCCAATCAGTTCAACTTTGCGGATGGCTTCAGCATCGCTGAAAAGTTTACAAGCCTTTCTACGGGAGTGGTACGGGCACAAGCAGGTATGCACCGAGCAGAAGGCGCTGACGTGGCACATGTTGTTACTGCCATTATCTCCCGTTTGGAGGCAGGTGAAAAAAGGCGAGTTTCCTTTGTAATAGCTGTGGGCAGTAGTTTGAATGACTTGCAAAATGCTGTTAATCAGGGTGCTTTACAAGTAAATCCTGCTACGGCACGCAGTCAGCCGCCGATAATGCCCGACTACCTTTGCGGTGGCGATACGGTTCGTTTTGTTCCGGGCAATGGCAGCCGCTTCCGTTTTTATACACCGGACAACTTGCAAACTCCCATCAGAGAAGGTGCTTATTTACCGCTGACAATGGGCGATGAAGGCAAAACATTTTTTGTCAGCGGCTATGACCAGCCGATAGAAAGCGCATTGGTGCCCTACACTGTCAAAATCCATTCAGCAGTAGCGCGTTTCCGCTCCATTGATTCCCTGAACATTGCAGACTCCAATAAGTTGTATCTCTTCGATGAAAGTATCAACGCCATTGCATGGCACTGGGAGTTTGGCGGCGGGCTACCCGTGCAAACTGTAAAAAATCCGATGGTGCAGATCCAAAATCCGGGGGACTATCGCATCCGACTGACAATAACCGATGACAAAGGTTGTCAGGCAGTATTTACTAAAACCGTCAAAGTTGTTCGTTTGGCCAAAGGAAATCGTCCTCAGGTACCGTTTATTCTCTATGCCTGTGAAAACAGCCCGCTATTGATAGCGCCTTCTACGCTGAATGCGCGCAATTTCAATTTTTATCACGACAGCCTTTCGGCAAGGCCTGCCGCTACGGGCAGAAGTTACCTGCTGACCAACAATGCGGTGCGTAAAGTATTGATAACCAGCATAGATTCTGCCTTAGAGAGCCTCCCTGCCGAAGTTGAAATCAGTCGCATCCGTTTGCGGGCTAATTTTGACTATGCGCCGCGTTTTGATACCGTGATTTACGACCGTGTTACTTTTACCGACCGCAGCGTGAGCGACGTTCCGATTACGCGATGGGAGTGGGACTTTGGCGATGGTTCGCCCAAAGTTACCGACCGTAGCCCCTCATACATGTACAATCGGCAGGGGGTGTTCACGGTAAAACTGGTAGTTACGAACGCTTTCGGTTGCAAGGATAGCACCGAGCGAACGTTTCGGGTAGGTCGCAAAGCCCCCGTTCCTACGGTGAGAGATGTGGAAGTTTGCAAAGGGGATTCTGTAACCATCAGACCGTCAGGCGGTTCGAGATTTAATTTTTATTTGAATCTGTCCGATACCCGACCGGTTCATACAGGTGCTTTCTACAAATTGTTAGCCGACCGCAACTTACAACTTTGGGTTACTTCGGTTGATTCAATTGTTGAAAGTGATGCACGGCAGTTGCAGATTGTAGCCATAGAAGCCATTGCCGACTTTGAAGTACCGGAGGTGGTTGGTTTAGGCCCCGATACGCCGCCTACACTTTTTTATGACCGTAGTTTGGGAGCTACGGAGTGGCTGTGGGAGTTTGGCGATGGAACAAGTTCTACTGTACAAGACCCTGCCCATCGCTACGCACGCACGGGAGAGTACCGCGTTCGTTTGAGTATCAAGAACCGGTTGGGTTGTGTGTCATCCATCGAGAAAAGAATTCGAGTGGTTGGGCAAGGTGCCGTACCTGTGGTAGCGGAGCGCATATTTTGCCCGGATGAAACGGTGATAATTGCGCCGTCCAATGGTACGAAGTTCCGATTCTATACTACGCCGCCACCCACAGGACAGCATGTGGCAGAAGGTGCTTCTTGGAATTTGGGCAAATTGACAGCGCCTCAAACCATCTACATTACCAATGCCGACTCTGTACGGGAAAGTTTGCCGCTGACGCTGACCTTGCGAGTAAGCACCCTTCATGCCCGTTTTTCGGCAACAGGTACAGGAGGCATCGTACTTACTGCGGGTGATACCGTGCGGCTAACGGCAGAAAGCAATGCGGCTGTCTCGTGGATTTGGAATCTGGGCAATGGCAAAGCGGCGAGCGGACGCGAAGTTAAAACGGTTTACGAGCGTGCGGGTACGTTCAACGTAACCCTAACCGTTCGTGATGAGTACAACTGCGAACAGACCCTTACTCGTGCCATTACTGTTGAGGGTACGGTTTCCTTGCCGCAAGAACCCGCCATTCATGAGCCCAAAGTTGTTTTATTCCCCAATCCGGCAAAAACAAAGACTGTCGTCGGTTTTGATTTATCAAAATCGCAATTGGTAACGGTAACGCTTGCTGACCATTTAGGACGCATTGTTTGGGAGGGTAGAGTTCAAACCCGTAACGGCAGCATTGAAATTCCGATGCAAAACCTTGCTTCGGGCGGTTATTTCGTGTATGTGCAGTGCAGCGAACTGACGCGACACATACGGCTTATTAAGGAGTAA
- a CDS encoding BaiN/RdsA family NAD(P)/FAD-dependent oxidoreductase: MADVAVIGGGAAGFFAAIHAAKLLPDKRVLLMEKANKLLMKVKISGGGRCNVTHACFNVSEMSKNYPRGEKIMKKLLPRFMTTDTVQWFESRGVAIKAEADGRMFPTTDDSQSIINALMQEAHRNNVHIENQCEVTEIEPIDSQGFNLHIKGTAQPVFCRKLIVASGGSPKESGLEWLKKLGHTIEPPVPSLFTFNMPDESITELQGISVPRAMVKIIDSKFSYEGALLITHWGMSGPAILKLSAWGARWIAEKNYRFSIMVRWAANHEEDELRSQLLQYKQEHGQRLIGNRNPVNLPARLWEYLVAKIGLPTDKKWQDVGKTDINRLINILRNDTYQVSGKTTYKEEFVTCGGISLNDIDWSDMQSKKVPNLYFAGEVLDIDGITGGFNFQAAWTTGYVAGTSAARSLTTHLS; encoded by the coding sequence GTGGCAGATGTAGCAGTCATTGGCGGCGGCGCTGCCGGCTTCTTTGCTGCCATTCACGCTGCAAAACTGTTGCCCGATAAGCGCGTTTTGCTGATGGAAAAGGCGAATAAATTACTCATGAAGGTAAAAATATCGGGCGGCGGCAGATGTAATGTTACGCACGCTTGTTTTAACGTAAGCGAAATGAGTAAAAATTATCCCAGAGGGGAGAAAATCATGAAAAAATTATTGCCACGCTTCATGACAACCGATACGGTGCAATGGTTTGAATCGCGTGGAGTAGCCATAAAAGCAGAGGCAGACGGCAGAATGTTTCCTACGACCGATGATTCTCAAAGCATCATTAACGCATTGATGCAGGAAGCACATCGCAATAACGTGCACATTGAGAACCAATGCGAAGTAACGGAAATAGAACCCATTGATAGCCAAGGATTTAATTTGCATATTAAAGGTACTGCACAGCCTGTTTTCTGTCGCAAACTGATTGTGGCAAGCGGGGGCAGCCCCAAGGAAAGCGGCCTTGAATGGCTCAAAAAATTAGGGCACACCATTGAGCCGCCCGTGCCCTCACTCTTCACATTTAATATGCCCGATGAAAGCATTACCGAACTGCAAGGCATCTCCGTTCCTCGCGCCATGGTCAAGATTATTGACAGTAAATTTTCTTACGAAGGTGCACTGCTCATCACACACTGGGGCATGAGCGGCCCTGCCATTCTGAAACTTTCGGCATGGGGCGCCAGATGGATTGCAGAAAAAAATTACCGATTTTCTATCATGGTACGATGGGCTGCCAACCACGAAGAAGACGAACTCCGCAGCCAACTCCTGCAATATAAACAGGAACACGGCCAGCGCCTCATCGGCAACCGCAACCCTGTAAACCTGCCCGCCCGACTTTGGGAATATCTGGTTGCTAAAATCGGTTTGCCAACCGATAAAAAATGGCAAGATGTCGGAAAAACAGACATCAATCGCTTAATAAATATTTTACGCAACGACACCTATCAGGTATCGGGAAAAACTACCTACAAAGAGGAATTTGTTACCTGTGGCGGCATATCACTGAATGATATTGACTGGTCGGATATGCAAAGTAAAAAAGTACCCAACTTGTATTTTGCAGGAGAAGTACTTGATATTGACGGCATTACGGGTGGCTTTAATTTTCAAGCGGCATGGACAACCGGCTACGTTGCGGGTACTTCTGCCGCACGCTCCCTGACAACTCATTTATCGTAA
- a CDS encoding alpha/beta hydrolase has product MKIILRIIGTLVACYLLLMAVVYFGQSYAIFHPVQLAKNYQFRFDAAFDEYTLFTPDGEQLNLLYFKSPQQPSKGLVLYFHGNADNLQRWGKYNKIFLGSGYDFMVWDYRSYGKSTGKPTADNMRSDTDLVYQFANKKYNSSQIIIYGRSLGTGLATYAAARHDVARLILETPYYSLEDVAKTYAPILPYGSLLRYEFPTYRLLPEVKCPVTIFHGTADELLPFVSTVKLQNLLKKGDEFIVIEGGKHHNLGDYEQYRSHLRAILR; this is encoded by the coding sequence ATGAAAATCATCCTCCGCATCATCGGAACATTGGTTGCATGCTACCTTCTGCTCATGGCAGTTGTCTATTTCGGGCAGTCTTATGCGATATTTCACCCTGTACAATTAGCGAAAAATTACCAATTCCGGTTTGATGCTGCCTTTGATGAATATACACTGTTTACCCCTGATGGAGAACAGCTCAATTTGCTGTATTTCAAGAGCCCACAGCAACCGTCAAAAGGTCTTGTGCTATACTTCCACGGCAATGCGGACAATCTGCAACGCTGGGGAAAGTACAATAAAATTTTTCTTGGGTCGGGATATGACTTCATGGTTTGGGATTACAGGAGCTACGGCAAAAGTACAGGCAAACCGACAGCAGATAATATGCGCAGCGATACTGATTTAGTTTATCAGTTTGCCAACAAAAAATACAATAGTAGCCAAATTATTATTTACGGCCGCTCGTTGGGCACAGGTTTGGCTACGTATGCCGCTGCCCGCCACGATGTGGCACGCCTGATTTTGGAAACACCTTATTACAGTTTGGAAGATGTAGCAAAAACCTATGCGCCTATTTTGCCCTATGGCAGCCTGCTCCGCTATGAGTTCCCGACTTATCGCTTACTGCCTGAGGTAAAGTGTCCCGTTACTATTTTCCACGGTACGGCCGATGAACTGCTGCCCTTTGTCTCCACCGTCAAACTGCAAAATCTGCTCAAAAAAGGTGATGAATTTATCGTCATAGAAGGCGGTAAGCACCATAACTTGGGTGATTATGAGCAATACCGCAGTCATTTGCGGGCTATCCTGCGCTGA
- the lpdA gene encoding dihydrolipoyl dehydrogenase: MSSTKYDVIVIGSGPGGYVAAIRASQLGMKVAVVEKEELGGICLNWGCIPTKALLKSAQVFEYIQHAKDYGIEVKDYAVNFDGMIKRSRGVAGGMSKGIEFLFRKNNITKLMGFGKVKPGKKVEVTAADGSKTEYSAEHIILATGGRSRELPGIKIDNEKIIGYRKAMAMEKQPKSMVIIGSGAIGVEFAYFYNTIGTKVTIVEYMPNIVPLEDEEISKHLEKTFKKAGMTIMTSSSVESVDTSGEGCKVKVKTANGYEEIQCDVVLSAAGITTNLEGIGLEEVGIAHDKGKVLVDEFYRTNIPGYYAIGDIVKGPALAHVASAEGIICVEKIAGHHPEPLNYGNIPGCTYCSPEIASVGMTEKAAREAGYEIKVGKFPFTASGKASAAGAKEGFVKVIFDAKYGEWLGCHMIGANVTEMVAEAVVARKLETTGHEIIKAVHPHPTMSEAIMEATAAAYGEVIHI, from the coding sequence ATGTCTTCCACAAAATATGATGTAATTGTGATTGGCAGTGGCCCCGGGGGCTATGTAGCTGCTATTCGCGCCTCTCAATTAGGTATGAAAGTAGCCGTAGTTGAGAAAGAAGAACTGGGCGGTATCTGCCTCAATTGGGGTTGTATCCCTACCAAAGCCCTGCTGAAAAGCGCTCAGGTTTTTGAATATATCCAACACGCAAAAGACTACGGAATTGAGGTGAAAGATTATGCAGTCAATTTTGACGGCATGATTAAACGCAGCCGTGGCGTTGCAGGAGGCATGAGCAAAGGTATTGAGTTCCTCTTCCGCAAGAATAACATCACTAAACTGATGGGTTTTGGCAAAGTAAAGCCCGGTAAAAAAGTGGAAGTAACTGCCGCAGACGGCTCAAAAACCGAGTACAGCGCCGAGCATATTATCTTAGCAACAGGCGGACGCAGCCGCGAATTGCCCGGCATTAAGATTGATAACGAAAAAATCATCGGCTATCGCAAAGCAATGGCAATGGAAAAGCAGCCTAAGAGCATGGTCATCATCGGCTCGGGCGCTATCGGAGTAGAGTTTGCTTATTTCTACAACACCATTGGCACAAAAGTTACCATTGTGGAATATATGCCTAACATCGTGCCTCTGGAAGATGAGGAAATTTCTAAACATTTGGAAAAAACTTTCAAAAAAGCCGGCATGACGATTATGACCTCCTCATCGGTTGAGTCGGTGGACACTTCGGGCGAAGGTTGTAAGGTAAAAGTAAAAACCGCAAACGGCTACGAAGAAATTCAATGCGACGTGGTGCTTTCTGCGGCAGGTATTACAACTAACCTCGAGGGAATCGGTTTGGAGGAAGTAGGCATCGCTCACGACAAAGGCAAAGTGCTGGTAGATGAGTTCTATCGCACCAATATTCCCGGCTACTACGCCATTGGCGATATCGTGAAAGGCCCTGCATTGGCACACGTAGCTTCTGCCGAAGGTATTATTTGCGTGGAGAAAATAGCAGGCCACCATCCCGAGCCTTTGAACTATGGCAACATCCCCGGCTGTACTTATTGCAGCCCCGAAATTGCTTCTGTCGGTATGACCGAAAAAGCTGCCCGCGAAGCAGGCTATGAAATCAAAGTGGGTAAGTTTCCATTTACGGCATCGGGCAAAGCCAGTGCCGCCGGAGCAAAAGAGGGCTTTGTAAAGGTGATATTTGATGCCAAATACGGCGAGTGGTTAGGCTGTCATATGATTGGTGCAAACGTTACCGAGATGGTTGCCGAGGCAGTTGTGGCGCGCAAATTGGAAACCACAGGCCACGAAATCATCAAAGCCGTTCACCCGCACCCGACCATGTCCGAAGCCATTATGGAAGCTACTGCTGCCGCTTACGGCGAAGTGATTCATATTTAG
- a CDS encoding ABC transporter substrate-binding protein gives MKQFANFFCCAWLLITLLVAGCQSDSQQAAETSATTKSANTVKYSKFFSIEPQKDYTILTVTPFEGNELRYALYPKTLPKPTIPDNCQPIAVPIESAALYGTTYAHLFELIDCQNIIKGFAGTSYLYSQSLRQAVAAGSITELGSGNQPNVELLNQLKPDIVMMYAGANDMDKLSLLQRADIKVIINADFLENTPLGRAEWIKVVGLLCNRSNKSDSIFNQVEQNYQQLKLKVNQIAQKPTVFANVPYGNTWYMPGGNSFMAHLLKDAGADYLWQEEAQTGSLPLSLETAFSRIQTADYWINPGSMESLDMIRKTDTRFGLLKAVQTGKVFNNNKRQLSGGGNDYWESGSARPDLVLADLIAIFHPEIAPDHSFIYFQRLQ, from the coding sequence ATGAAACAGTTCGCTAACTTTTTTTGCTGCGCTTGGCTGCTCATAACGCTTCTTGTTGCAGGCTGTCAATCCGATTCTCAACAAGCGGCAGAAACATCTGCAACAACAAAATCAGCCAACACCGTTAAATACTCTAAATTTTTCAGCATAGAACCGCAAAAAGATTATACAATTCTGACCGTTACTCCTTTTGAAGGCAATGAATTGCGTTACGCCCTCTATCCCAAAACATTGCCCAAACCAACCATACCCGACAACTGCCAACCGATAGCCGTTCCGATTGAAAGTGCGGCCTTATACGGCACTACCTATGCGCATCTGTTTGAACTTATTGATTGTCAAAATATTATCAAGGGTTTTGCAGGCACTTCCTATCTGTACAGCCAATCGTTGCGGCAGGCCGTTGCAGCGGGAAGTATCACCGAGTTGGGTTCGGGCAACCAACCGAATGTGGAATTGCTGAACCAACTCAAACCCGATATTGTCATGATGTATGCAGGTGCCAATGATATGGACAAACTCTCATTGTTACAGCGCGCCGATATAAAAGTTATCATTAATGCCGATTTTTTAGAAAACACCCCATTAGGCAGAGCAGAGTGGATTAAAGTAGTCGGCTTACTTTGCAACAGAAGCAATAAATCGGATAGTATTTTTAATCAAGTTGAGCAAAATTATCAGCAACTCAAACTAAAAGTTAATCAAATTGCACAGAAGCCTACCGTATTTGCCAATGTTCCCTACGGCAATACGTGGTATATGCCGGGCGGCAACAGTTTTATGGCTCATCTGCTGAAAGATGCCGGGGCAGATTACCTATGGCAAGAGGAAGCACAAACAGGCAGCCTGCCGTTGAGCTTGGAAACAGCATTTTCCCGCATTCAAACCGCCGACTATTGGATTAACCCCGGCAGTATGGAATCGCTCGATATGATTCGGAAAACCGACACGCGGTTTGGACTGCTAAAGGCCGTACAAACAGGCAAAGTTTTCAACAACAACAAAAGGCAACTGTCGGGCGGTGGCAACGACTATTGGGAATCGGGTAGTGCAAGACCCGACCTTGTGCTGGCTGATTTAATTGCCATTTTTCATCCTGAAATTGCACCAGACCATTCATTTATTTACTTTCAGCGACTACAATAG
- the proB gene encoding glutamate 5-kinase, whose translation MSYSRVVIKIGSNVLATPEGKPDEVHIAHLVEQIAALRNKGIEVLLVSSGAVASARGRVHLASDIDQVTRRQVLAAVGQIQLLQLYNRLFEEKGITVAQVLVTKDDFRDRNHYLNIRNCFTGLLQHQIIPIINENDVVSITELMFTDNDELAGLVASMMDADTLLILSNVDGIYTGHPQHPDSHLISEITPEMNLTRYISTEKSGFGRGGMLTKSNMSRKVAQLGIGVRIINGKRQHILTDLLLENKQTGTYFKPLRKASNIKKRIAHSRDFAKGKVFLNQGAVEAVSSDRAASLLPVGITHITGDFQKGDLVQIYNPENQLIGIGIAQYGADKLQERIGKTGQKPFIHYDYLFIE comes from the coding sequence ATGAGCTACTCCAGAGTCGTCATCAAAATTGGTTCTAATGTGCTGGCTACTCCCGAAGGCAAGCCTGATGAAGTACATATCGCCCACTTGGTGGAGCAAATTGCAGCCCTGCGCAATAAGGGCATAGAAGTACTGCTCGTTTCCTCCGGTGCGGTTGCCTCCGCCCGCGGGCGCGTGCATCTGGCCTCCGATATTGACCAAGTTACAAGGCGGCAGGTTTTGGCAGCAGTCGGACAAATTCAACTCCTGCAACTCTACAATCGCTTGTTTGAAGAGAAAGGCATCACCGTTGCACAGGTGCTTGTAACCAAAGACGATTTCCGCGACCGCAATCATTATCTCAATATCCGCAATTGCTTCACGGGGTTGCTGCAACATCAAATCATACCCATTATCAATGAAAACGACGTAGTTTCGATAACAGAACTTATGTTTACCGACAATGACGAACTGGCAGGGCTGGTTGCTTCCATGATGGATGCGGACACGCTATTGATTCTCAGCAATGTAGACGGTATTTACACGGGACACCCACAGCATCCGGACAGCCATTTAATCAGCGAAATAACGCCTGAAATGAACCTAACCCGCTATATCAGCACCGAAAAATCAGGTTTCGGACGCGGCGGGATGCTCACCAAAAGCAACATGTCGCGAAAGGTGGCACAGTTGGGTATTGGTGTTCGTATTATCAACGGCAAGCGACAGCACATCCTCACCGATTTATTGTTAGAAAACAAACAGACAGGCACTTATTTCAAGCCGCTGCGAAAGGCCTCGAACATCAAGAAACGCATTGCCCACAGCCGCGATTTTGCCAAAGGTAAGGTATTTCTCAATCAGGGAGCCGTAGAAGCCGTCAGTTCAGACCGCGCTGCCAGCTTGTTACCTGTTGGCATTACGCACATCACAGGAGATTTTCAAAAAGGAGATTTGGTACAAATTTACAATCCTGAAAATCAGCTCATCGGAATAGGAATTGCTCAATACGGCGCAGATAAATTACAAGAACGCATAGGCAAAACAGGACAAAAGCCCTTCATCCACTACGATTACCTGTTTATTGAGTAA